The segment GCTCTCCACCGAGAAGGAGATCCTGCGCACCGAGGAGAACAGTCGCAGCGAGGGGCCGACCGAGGCGCTGGCGCTCTGGCGCCACGGCGCCCGCGACTACGGCGTCGTCACCTACCCCGAGTGGGGACTGAGCGGGATCACCCCCGACGACCTGCGCGCCTGGGTCGCCCGGTTCTTCACCCGGCAGAACGCGGCCCTCTGGATCGCCGGCCCGGTTGTGCCCGCCGGGCTCCAGCTCAACCTGCCCAACGGGTACCGCCAGCCGGTTCCGGTGGCGTCGTCGGCCCTTCCGGTGCGCCCGGCGTACTTCTCCCGGCCCTCCAACATGGTGGCCTGGGACGCGGTGGTACGCCGCGACGTGCGCGCCGCGGTCTTCGCCGGAGTCCTGGAACGGGCGCTGTTCCGGTCCCTGCGTCAGGAGAGCGGACTCTCCTACACCGTGCACGCCGGGTACGAGCCGCGGGCCGACGGCAGCGCGGTGCTCTCCGCCTTCGCCGACGCGCTGCCCGAGAAACAGGGTGCGGTGCTCGGCGGATTCGTCGACGTGCTGGCCGCCGTCCGGCTCGGCCTGATCGACCAGGCCGAGGTGACCACGGTCGTCAACCAGCGTGTCGAGGAACTCACCCACGCCGAGGAGCAGGGCGGCCGGCTGCCCGGTCAGGCGTTCAACCTGCTCGCCGGACGGCCGGTGCAGACCCTCGACGAGGCGCTCGCCGAACTGCGCGCGGTCACCCGGGACGACGTCGCCGCGGTCGCCGCCGCCGCGTACGCCGACGGGCTGCTGATGACCCCCGGCCGGGGTGGCGCGGAGTGGGCCGGGTACGCCGCGGCCCCGACCTCGTCCGACCAGGTGGTGCAGGGCATCACGTACCCCTCGATCGAGGATCCGGAGCTGTCCCTGGTCGCGGGTGAGCGCGGGATCAGCATGGTGGGGGACGGCTCGGCCGCGACGGTCTGGTTCGACCAGTGCGCCGCCGTGCTCGCCTGGCCGGACGGCGCTCGGCGGTTCATCGGTCACGACGGCATCCAGGTGAGCGTGGAGCCGACCCTCTTCCCGAACGGGCACTCGCTGATCCCGGCGCTCGACGCCCGGGTCCGGCCGGAGTTGCGGACACCGATGCCGGCCCGCGACGCGGCCCGGATCCCGGTGCCGCAGCCGAGACCACCGCAGGAGGTCCAATCCGCCCCGGAACAGCCGTCGGACAGCGGCGGCACGGTCGGCGCGGTGCTCAGCCTGGTGGTGCTGTCGCCGCTCCTGCTGATCTTCGGACTGCTCGGGCTGGCCATGCTGCTGTCCCTGGTGACCGACAGTGAGGACACCGGCTCGGAGATCATCCTCGGACTGTCCTTCCTGTTCGTGGCCGCAGC is part of the Actinoplanes sp. NBC_00393 genome and harbors:
- a CDS encoding M16 family metallopeptidase produces the protein MITQLQIDGIPVVHGPATGPMHAGLVFRVGFADEPLAKRGITHLVEHLALHSFGVADYHYNGATSVEYTFFHTRGSEADIVKFLNGVCAALTDLPMHRLSTEKEILRTEENSRSEGPTEALALWRHGARDYGVVTYPEWGLSGITPDDLRAWVARFFTRQNAALWIAGPVVPAGLQLNLPNGYRQPVPVASSALPVRPAYFSRPSNMVAWDAVVRRDVRAAVFAGVLERALFRSLRQESGLSYTVHAGYEPRADGSAVLSAFADALPEKQGAVLGGFVDVLAAVRLGLIDQAEVTTVVNQRVEELTHAEEQGGRLPGQAFNLLAGRPVQTLDEALAELRAVTRDDVAAVAAAAYADGLLMTPGRGGAEWAGYAAAPTSSDQVVQGITYPSIEDPELSLVAGERGISMVGDGSAATVWFDQCAAVLAWPDGARRFIGHDGIQVSVEPTLFPNGHSLIPALDARVRPELRTPMPARDAARIPVPQPRPPQEVQSAPEQPSDSGGTVGAVLSLVVLSPLLLIFGLLGLAMLLSLVTDSEDTGSEIILGLSFLFVAAACGYGAAKAIGRLRGR